A window from Bufo bufo chromosome 1, aBufBuf1.1, whole genome shotgun sequence encodes these proteins:
- the C1H12orf75 gene encoding overexpressed in colon carcinoma 1 protein isoform X2 produces the protein MGCSNSSSAGGCKDTGKDVSDSTSQDEKHRNYGGVYVGLPTDASTSYMDSKEEEDISILTEFNVYLIITEYQAPSKPTALNATPESPLRRISASTMLD, from the exons GTTGCAAAGATACCGGAAAAGACGT GTCAGATTCGACATCTCAAGATGAGAAGCATAG GAATTATGGAGGAGTATATGTTGGTCTCCCAACAGATGCATCTACGTCTTATATGGATTCAAAAGAAGAAG AAGACATTTCCATCCTGACGGAATTTAATGTTTATCTGATTATCACTGAGTACCAAG CTCCCAGCAAACCAACAGCACTGAATGCAACCCCTGAATCTCCTCTCCGGAGAATATCTGCTAGCACAATGCTTGACTAA